The following are from one region of the Paenibacillus sabinae T27 genome:
- a CDS encoding MFS transporter, with amino-acid sequence MKERSNLSGPKSKLKLGRPLTLLLTAQFVSNIGDWLHMLALLTMVGLKWNATPWEITAISLCMAAPMLLGGPFAGVAADRLNRKALMIVSDVVRAVIVASLIFAGSLAQVYILLLLKGTMDVIFSPAKSGKLKELVPASQMDAAVSISSSVEQITKILGPALGGLLVAMFGINACYLIDAVTFLVSAAILVFLPKGRRADSQARTEGHSGSRPSFRRDIAAGLKVIAGMPAVLSGILMLVAVLLVLNIADSQLVTLFRVIPGVSGDLLGWCIGAGGIGTLVAALLVGRMGGSRPPLLFMGLGAVLMGAVFTGAAVATAYGKPGAVIYILLFSAFLLAGAGAGLVFIPFQSMLQKRTPAAYTGRVFGTVNSLASASVILGPVAGGALVTASGPVAAFIVSGLLTLLLGAVMLTLRGYIDRRDQAAGAGTAEENAVAY; translated from the coding sequence ATGAAAGAACGGAGCAATCTAAGTGGGCCAAAAAGCAAGCTGAAGCTGGGCCGCCCGCTGACGCTGCTGCTAACAGCGCAGTTCGTATCGAATATCGGCGATTGGCTGCACATGCTCGCGCTGCTGACGATGGTCGGCCTGAAGTGGAACGCCACGCCGTGGGAAATTACGGCAATCTCGCTGTGCATGGCCGCTCCCATGCTGCTAGGCGGGCCATTCGCCGGAGTGGCGGCCGACCGGCTGAACCGCAAGGCGCTGATGATCGTGTCGGATGTGGTCCGCGCAGTTATCGTCGCCTCGCTCATCTTCGCCGGTTCGCTGGCTCAAGTCTATATCCTGCTGCTGCTCAAAGGAACAATGGATGTCATCTTCTCGCCGGCCAAAAGCGGCAAGCTTAAAGAGCTGGTTCCCGCTTCCCAAATGGACGCCGCGGTTAGTATCAGCTCCTCCGTGGAGCAGATTACGAAGATACTTGGCCCTGCCCTGGGAGGTCTGCTTGTGGCGATGTTCGGCATCAACGCCTGTTACCTGATTGATGCTGTGACGTTCCTCGTATCCGCTGCGATTCTGGTCTTCCTGCCAAAGGGACGGAGAGCGGATTCTCAGGCTCGGACGGAGGGACACTCCGGAAGCCGGCCGTCCTTTCGCCGCGATATAGCCGCAGGTCTTAAGGTCATTGCCGGTATGCCCGCCGTGCTGAGCGGCATTCTTATGCTCGTAGCTGTGCTGCTTGTGCTGAATATCGCCGATTCGCAGCTTGTGACGCTGTTTCGGGTTATTCCCGGCGTCAGCGGCGATTTGCTGGGCTGGTGCATAGGGGCCGGCGGGATCGGCACGCTGGTGGCGGCGCTTCTGGTGGGACGTATGGGCGGCTCGCGGCCTCCGCTTCTCTTCATGGGCCTTGGCGCCGTATTGATGGGAGCGGTATTCACCGGAGCGGCCGTGGCGACTGCTTACGGCAAGCCGGGAGCGGTGATTTATATTCTTTTATTCTCCGCCTTTCTGCTGGCGGGAGCAGGGGCTGGGCTTGTCTTCATCCCGTTTCAGTCCATGCTGCAGAAGCGAACTCCCGCGGCTTATACCGGCCGGGTCTTCGGGACCGTAAACAGTCTGGCCAGCGCTTCCGTCATCTTGGGTCCGGTGGCCGGCGGGGCGCTTGTTACGGCGTCGGGACCGGTAGCCGCCTTTATCGTCTCCGGATTGCTTACCCTGCTGCTGGGCGCGGTGATGCTGACGCTCCGGGGCTATATCGACCGCAGGGATCAAGCGGCCGGCGCCGGAACCGCCGAAGAGAATGCGGTTGCGTACTAA
- a CDS encoding MarR family winged helix-turn-helix transcriptional regulator, with translation MIQSYERDTQLTLHLYRVFAKSFKSINEHAVIGSKIEGFNPTAFAVMEVLYYKGPQPIQQIGAKLLLQSGNVTYVIDKLEERGYLQRKPCPTDRRVIFAELTPEGERLMNDMYPKYSERIHLAFSGLNDEEKEQMIVLLKKMGLQAEKLSPLPRK, from the coding sequence ATGATACAATCCTATGAACGCGATACCCAGCTGACGCTGCACTTGTACCGGGTGTTCGCCAAGTCGTTCAAGAGTATCAATGAACATGCCGTAATCGGAAGCAAAATCGAAGGGTTCAATCCGACGGCCTTTGCCGTTATGGAAGTGCTCTACTATAAAGGACCGCAGCCGATCCAGCAGATCGGCGCCAAACTGCTGCTCCAAAGCGGAAACGTTACTTACGTCATCGACAAGCTTGAAGAGCGCGGCTATTTGCAGCGCAAGCCATGCCCGACCGACCGACGCGTTATTTTTGCGGAGCTGACGCCCGAGGGCGAGCGCCTGATGAACGATATGTACCCGAAATATTCGGAACGCATCCATCTCGCCTTCAGCGGTCTGAATGACGAGGAGAAGGAGCAGATGATCGTTCTGCTGAAAAAGATGGGGCTCCAGGCTGAGAAGCTGTCTCCGCTTCCGCGGAAATAA